The following proteins are co-located in the Phocoena phocoena chromosome 1, mPhoPho1.1, whole genome shotgun sequence genome:
- the DTL gene encoding denticleless protein homolog isoform X2, which translates to MLFNSVLRQPQFGVPRNAPNMEHILAVANEEGFVRLYNTESQTSRKKCIKEWMAHWNAVFDLAWVPGELKLVTAAGDQTAKFWDVKAGELIGTCKGHQCSLKSVAFSKFEKAVFCTGGRDGNIMVWDTRCNKKDGFYRQVNQISGAHNTLDKQTPSKPKKKQNSKGLAPSVDFQQSVTVVLFQDENTLVSAGAVDGVIKIWDLRKNYTAYRQEPIASKSFLYPGSSTRKLGYSSLILDSTGSTLFANCTDDNIYMFNMTGLKTSPVAIFNGHQNSTFYVKSSISPDDQFLVSGSSDEAAYIWKVSIPWHPPTVLLGHSQEVTSVCWCPSDFTKIATCSDDNTLKVWRLNRDLEEKSGGDKLSVVGWASQKKREARADLVTVTSSQSTPAKAPRVKSSPCISSPSSAACAPSCAGDLPLPSNTATFSLKTPPAKTRSPISRRGSMSSVSPKPPSSFKMSIRNWMTRTPSLSPPMTPPASETKIMSPRKALIPVSLKSSQAVTCSESRNRVKRRLDSSCLENVKQKCVKSCNCVTELDDPVEKLHLDLCCLAGNQEDLGKDSLGPTKPSKIEGTSMSVTEPPSPASPYASEGCGTLPLPLGSCGEGSEVVGKENSSPENKNWLLAMAAKRKAENSSPRSPSSQTPNPRRQSGKTSPGPVTITPSSMRKICTYFHRKSQDGYCSPEQSTEL; encoded by the exons AATGGATGGCTCACTGGAATGCTGTCTTTGACCTGGCCTGGGTCCCTGGTGAACTTAAGCTT GTTACAGCAGCAGGTGATCAAACAGCCAAATTTTGGGATGTAAAAGCTGGTGAGCTGATTGGAACGTGCAAAGGTCATCAGTGCAGCCTCAAGTCAGTTGCCTTTTCTAAGTTTGAGAAAG CTGTCTTCTGTACAGGTGGAAGAGATGGCAACATTATGGTCTGGGACACCAGGTGCAACAAAAAAG ATGGATTTTATAGGCAAGTGAATCAAATCAGTGGAGCTCACAATACCTTAGACAAGCAAACCCCTTCAAAACCTAAGAAGAAACAGAATTCAAAAGGGCTTGCTCCTTCTGTG GATTTCCAGCAGAGTGTTACTGTGGTCCTCTTTCAAGATGAGAATACATTAGTCTCAGCAGGAGCCGTGGATGG GGTAATCAAAATATGGGATTTACGTAAGAATTATACTGCTTATCGGCAAGAACCCATAGCATCCAAGTCTTTCCTGTACCCAGGTAGCAGCACTCGAAAACTAG GATACTCAAGTCTGATTTTGGATTCTACTGGCTCTACTTTATTTGCTAACTGCACAGATGACAACATCTACATGTTCAATATGACTGGATTAAAGACTTCTCCAG TGGCTATCTTCAATGGACATCAGAACTCTACCTTTTATGTTAAGTCCAGTATTAGTCCAGATGACCAGTTTTTAGTCAGTGGCTCAAGTGATGAAGCTGCCTACATCTGGAAG GTCTCCATACCCTGGCATCCTCCTACTGTGCTCCTGGGTCATTCTCAAGAGGTCACATCTGTGTGCTGGTGTCCATCAGACTTCACAAAG ATTGCTACCTGCTCTGATGACAATACACTGAAAGTCTGGCGCTTGAATAGAGACTTAGAAGAGAAATCAGGAGGAGATAAACTCTCCGTAGTGGGCTGGGCctctcagaagaagagagaggcGAGAGCCGACCTAG taacaGTGACAAGTAGCCAGAGTACTCCTGCCAAAGCCCCCAGAGTAAAGAGCAGTCCATGCATTTCCTCCCCATCATCAGCAGCTTGTGCTCCAAGCTGTGCTGGAGACCTCCCTCTTCCTTCAAATACTGCCACATTCTCTCTTAAAACCCCTCCTGCCAAGACCCGGTCTCCCATCAGCAGAAGAGGCTCCATGTCCTCTGTCTCTCCCAAGCCGCCCTCATCTTTCAAGATGTCCATTAGGAACTGGATGACCCGGACACCTTCCTTATCACCACCCATGACTCCACCTGCTTCTGAGACCAAGATCATGTCTCCAAGAAAAGCCCTTATACCTGTGAGCCTGAAATCATCCCAAGCAGTGACTTGCTCTGAGTCTAGAAATAGAGTAAAGAGGAGGCTAGACTCAAGTTGTCTGGAGAATGTGAAACAAAAGTGTGTAAAGAGTTGCAACTGTGTGACTGAGCTTGATGACCCAGTTGAAAAACTTCATTTGGATCTGTGCTGCCTTGCTGGTAACCAGGAAGACCTTGGTAAGGACTCTCTAGGTCCTACCAAACCAAGCAAGATTGAAGGGACTAGTATGAGTGTCACAGAGCCTCCTTCTCCTGCCAGTCCTTATGCTTCAGAAGGCTGTGGAACGCTACCTCTTCCTTTGGGATCTTGTGGAGAAGGCTCTGAAGTGGTAGGCAAAGAGAATAGCTCCCCAGAGAATAAAAACTGGTTATTGGCCATGGCAGCCAAACGGAAGGCTGAGAATTCGTCTCCACGAAGTCCATCATCCCAGACCCCCAACCCTAGGAGGCAGAGTGGAAAGACTTCTCCAGGCCCG GTCACCATTACTCCCAGCTCCATGCGGAAAATCTGTACATATTTCCATAGAAAGTCCCAAGATGGCTACTGTAGTCCAGAACAGTCAACAGAATTATAG